One Acanthochromis polyacanthus isolate Apoly-LR-REF ecotype Palm Island chromosome 6, KAUST_Apoly_ChrSc, whole genome shotgun sequence DNA segment encodes these proteins:
- the si:dkey-8e10.3 gene encoding serine/threonine-protein kinase SBK1 yields the protein MSVLVISTRICHNGPQSTNRGCFSMLLSHYYPRNRSYFCSCVRLKMIELDLADGSLIDELMELTAQSLGQLEIQERFDVIKEIGRGKYGKVLLVTHRFRGTPMALKVMPKASTKLQGFLREYCISLHLSHHPCIVGLFGIAFQSNEHYCFAQELVIGRDLFAVIQPKVGIPESSVKRCVLQISSALEFIHSHGLVHRDVKPENILLLDAHCCQVKLADFGLAQKRGTLIRFITGTLPYMAPELCTVALLDGQKEVTADPLSVEPSLDTWAFGVVIFCILTGYFPWERCMDSDDFYQEFADWCRTEEKPDAEENVPPLWKRFTPEAMEMFGKLLALDARKRCTVGEVRAYMEKDWLKQQQAGSQMDNQPGT from the exons ATGTCAGTTCTCGTGATTTCTACTAGAATATGTCACAATGGGCCACAAAGCACAAACCGGGGCTGTTTTTCCATGTTACTTTCTCATTATTACCCCCGAAACAGATCTTATTTTTGTTCCTGTGTTCGGTTAAAGATGATCGAGCTGGACCTGGCAGACGGCAGCCTGATCGACGAGCTGATGGAGCTGACGGCGCAGAGCCTCGGTCAGCTGGAGATCCAGGAACGTTTTGACGTCATCAAGGAGATCGGCCGAGGGAAATACGGCAAAGTGCTGCTGGTGACGCATCGCTTCAGGG GGACTCCCATGGCCTTGAAAGTGATGCCCAAAGCCTCGACTAAGCTGCAGGGCTTCCTCCGAGAGTACTGCATCTCCCTACACCTGTCCCACCACCCCTGCATCGTGGGCCTCTTCGGCATCGCCTTCCAGTCGAACGAGCACTACTGCTTCGCCCAGGAGCTCGTCATTGGACGGGACCTTTTCGCCGTCATCCAACCAAAG GTGGGCATCCCAGAGTCTTCTGTAAAACGTTGCGTCCTCCAGATCTCCAGCGCTCTGGAGTTCATCCACAGCCACGGTCTGGTCCACCGAGACGTCAAACCTGAGAACATCTTGCTGCTGGACGCCCACTGCTGCCAGGTGAAGCTGGCGGACTTCGGCCTCGCCCAGAAGAGGGGAACCCTTATCCGATTCATCACGGGAACTTTGCCCTACATGGCTCCAGAACTGTGCACCGTGGCCCTGCTGGACGGCCAGAAGGAGGTGACGGCCGACCCCCTCAGCGTGGAACCTAGCTTGGACACCTGGGCCTTCGGCGTGGTCATCTTCTGCATCCTCACCGGATACTTCCCCTGGGAGCGCTGCATGGACTCGGACGACTTCTACCAGGAGTTCGCAGACTGGTGCAGGACGGAGGAGAAGCCTGACGCCGAGGAGAACGTCCCCCCGCTGTGGAAGAGGTTCACTCCAGAAGCTATGGAGATGTTTGGGAAGCTGCTGGCTCTGGATGCCAGAAAGAGGTGCACGGTGGGCGAAGTGAGGGCGTACATGGAGAAGGACtggctgaagcagcagcaggcaggAAGTCAGATGGACAATCAGCCTGGTACTTAG